Below is a genomic region from Azoarcus sp. KH32C.
CAGGACGCCCTGATCATTTACGACGATTTGACCAAGCAGGCCTGGGCCTACCGTCAAATCTCGCTGCTGCTGCGCCGTCCGCCGGGCCGCGAAGCCTACCCGGGCGACGTGTTCTACCTGCACTCGCGCCTGTTGGAGCGTGCCTCGCGCGTTTCCGAAGAGTACGTCGAGAAGTTCACCAACGGCGAAGTCAAGGGCAAGACCGGTTCGCTGACCGCGCTCCCCGTGATCGAAACCCAGGCCGGCGACGTGTCCGCGTTCGTTCCGACCAACGTGATCTCGATTACCGACGGCCAGATCTTCCTTGACACCGACCTCTTCAACGCCGGTATCCGTCCCGCGATCAACGCCGGTATCTCGGTGTCCCGCGTCGGTGGTGCCGCCCAGACCAAGGTCATCAAGAAGCTCTCCGGCGGTATCCGTACCGACCTCGCGCAGTACCGTGAGCTGGCTGCATTCGCGCAGTTCGCTTCCGACCTCGACGACGCAACCCGCAAGCAGCTCGAGCGTGGCCGTCGCGTGACCGAGCTGATGAAGCAGGTCCAGTACGCGCCGCTGTCGATCTCCGAAATGGCCATCACGCTGTTCGCGGTGAACAACGGTTACTTCGACGATGTCGAAGTCGGCCGCGTGCTCGCCTTCGAGAACGGCCTGCAGCAGTTCGTCAAGACGAAGAACGCCGCGCTGGTCTCCAAGATCCTGTCCGCTAAGGAACTCGACGCCGACGGCGAGAAGCAACTCGTCGCCGCGATCGAAGAGTTCAAGAAGAGCTGGGCCTAAGCCCGCGGACGGAGACGGAAAATGGCTAGCGGTAAGGAAATCCGTACCAAGATCAAGAGCGTGCAAAACACGCGCAAGATCACCAAGGCCATGGAAATGGTGGCCGCATCCAAAATGCGCAAGGCGCAGGACCGGATGCGTGCTGCCCGTCCCTATGCCGAGAAGATCCGCCGACTCGCCGCGAACCTGTCCCAGGCCACTGTGACCGACTACAAGCACCCGTTCCTGGTCCAGAAGGATCAGGTCAAGCGGGTGGGCCTGATCCTCGTCACCACTGACAAGGGTCTGTGCGGCGGTCTCAACACCAACGTCCAGCGTGTCGCGCTGAACGCCATGAAGGAATGGAACGCCAATGGCGTTACCGATATCCGTGCTTGCTGCATCGGCAACAAGGGTCTCGGCTTCATGCAGCGTATGGGTGCGAACGTGGTGTCGCAGGTCGTCCAGTTGGGCGACACGCCGCACCTGGAAAAGATGATCGGCCCGGTCAAGGTCATGCTCGACGCGTTCCAGAACGGCGAGCTCGACGCGGTCTACATTGCCTACACGCGCTTCATCAACACGATGAAGCAGGAGCCTATGCTCGAGCAGTTGCTGCCGCTGTCCGGCGAGCAGCTCGGCACCCCGGAAACCTCGTGGGATTACCTCTACGAGCCGGATCCGCAGGTCGTCATCGACGAACTGCTGGTGCGCTACGTCGAGGCCCTGGTGTACCAGGGTGTCGCGGAGAACATGGCTTCCGAACAGAGTGCGCGAATGGTGGCAATGAAGTCCGCCTCCGACAATGCCAAGAACGTGATTGGCGAACTGCAGCTGGTCTACAACAAGACCCGCCAGGCCGCGATCACGAAGGAGCTGTCGGAGATCGTCGGCGGCGCCGCCGCGGTGTAACGGAATATTGATTTAAGGAAACGACGATGAGTCAAGGAACTATCGTTCAGTGTATCGGCGCCGTGGTGGACATCCAGTTCCCCCGCGAAGCCATTCCGAAGGTGTATGACGCGCTGAAGCTCGAAAGCGCCGCCGACTCCTTCGCGGAAGAAGGTCTGACCTTCGAAGTCCAGCAGCAGCTGGGCGACGGCGTGGTGCGTACCATCGCGCTGGGTTCGTCCGACGGCCTGCGCCGTGGCATGAAGGTCGCGAACACCGGCAAGGCGATCTCGGTGCCGGTGGGTCACGGCACGCTCGGCCGTATCATGGACGTGCTGGGTCGCCCGATCGACGAAGCCGGCCCGGTGGAAGCCGACGAGCTGCGTCCGATTCACGCGAAGGCCCCGAAGTTCGACGAGCTGTCCCCGTCGGTCGATCTGCTCGAAACCGGTATCAAGGTTATCGACTTGGTCTGCCCGTTCGCAAAGGGCGGTAAGGTCGGCCTGTTCGGCGGCGCCGGCGTGGGCAAGACCGTGAACATGATGGAGCTGATCAACAACATCGCGAAGCAGCACTCCGGTCTGTCGGTGTTCGCAGGCGTGGGTGAGCGTACCCGTGAAGGGAACGACTTCTACCACGAAATGAAGGACTCCAACGTTCTGGACAAGGTTGCGATGGTGTTCGGTCAGATGAACGAACCCCCGGGCAACCGTCTGCGCGTCGCGCTGACCGGCCTGACGATGGCCGAGCGCTTCCGCGACGAAGGCCGTGACATCCTGTTCTTCGTGGACAACATCTACCGCTACACGCTGGCCGGTACCGAAGTGTCCGCGCTGCTGGGCCGGATGCCGTCCGCGGTGGGCTACCAGCCGACGCTGGCGGAAGAAATGGGCCGCCTGCAGGAACGGATCACTTCGACCAAGGTCGGCTCGATCACCTCGATCCAGGCCGTGTACGTCCCTGCGGACGACTTGACCGACCCGTCGCCGGCAACCACCTTCCTCCACCTCGACTCGACCGTCGTGCTGTCGCGTGATATCGCCGCGCTGGGTATCTACCCCGCCGTCGATCCGCTCGACTCCACCAGCCGCCAGCTCGATCCGCTGGTCGTTGGCGAAGAGCACTACGGCGTGGCCCGTCAGGTGCAGATGACGCTGCAGCGCTACAAGGAACTGCGCGACATCATCGCGATTCTGGGCATGGACGAACTGTCGCCGGAAGACAAGCTGGCCGTGTCGCGCGCTCGTAAGATCCAGCGCTTCCTGTCCCAGCCCTTCCACGTTGCAGAAGTGTTCACCGGCTCGCCCGGCAAGTACGTCCCGCTGAAGGAAACGATCAAGGGCTTCAAGATGATCGTCAACGGCGAGTGCGACCACCTGCCCGAGCAGGCGTTCTACATGGTCGGTGGCATCGAAGAGGCCATCGAGAAGGCGAAGAAGCTCCAGTAATTGGGGTAGCCGCGCGCCAGTTCGCTGTCGCGCGGCCTTCAAAAGGACACCACTATGGCAATGACGGTCCACGTGGACATCGTCAGCGCGGAAGAGCAGATCTTTTCCGGGCTGGCGGAGTTCGTCGCGCTGCCGGGTGAAGCGGGTGAGCTCGGGATTCTTCCCGGCCACATGCCGCTGATGACCCGGATCAAGCCGGGTGCGGTGCG
It encodes:
- the atpA gene encoding F0F1 ATP synthase subunit alpha — translated: MQLNPSEISDLIKSRIQNLQLAATARNEGTVVSVTDGITRVHGLAGVMQGEMLEFPGNTFGLALNLERDSVGAVVLGEYEHITEGDSVKATGRILEVPVGPELIGRVVNALGQPIDGKGPINAKLTDKIEKVAPGVIWRKSVSQPVQTGLKSVDSMVPIGRGQRELIIGDRQTGKTAVAVDAIINQKGQDMFCIYVAVGQKASTIANVVRKLEEHGAMEYTIVVAATASESAAMQFIAPYSGCTMGEYFRDRGQDALIIYDDLTKQAWAYRQISLLLRRPPGREAYPGDVFYLHSRLLERASRVSEEYVEKFTNGEVKGKTGSLTALPVIETQAGDVSAFVPTNVISITDGQIFLDTDLFNAGIRPAINAGISVSRVGGAAQTKVIKKLSGGIRTDLAQYRELAAFAQFASDLDDATRKQLERGRRVTELMKQVQYAPLSISEMAITLFAVNNGYFDDVEVGRVLAFENGLQQFVKTKNAALVSKILSAKELDADGEKQLVAAIEEFKKSWA
- the atpG gene encoding F0F1 ATP synthase subunit gamma codes for the protein MASGKEIRTKIKSVQNTRKITKAMEMVAASKMRKAQDRMRAARPYAEKIRRLAANLSQATVTDYKHPFLVQKDQVKRVGLILVTTDKGLCGGLNTNVQRVALNAMKEWNANGVTDIRACCIGNKGLGFMQRMGANVVSQVVQLGDTPHLEKMIGPVKVMLDAFQNGELDAVYIAYTRFINTMKQEPMLEQLLPLSGEQLGTPETSWDYLYEPDPQVVIDELLVRYVEALVYQGVAENMASEQSARMVAMKSASDNAKNVIGELQLVYNKTRQAAITKELSEIVGGAAAV
- the atpD gene encoding F0F1 ATP synthase subunit beta; the encoded protein is MSQGTIVQCIGAVVDIQFPREAIPKVYDALKLESAADSFAEEGLTFEVQQQLGDGVVRTIALGSSDGLRRGMKVANTGKAISVPVGHGTLGRIMDVLGRPIDEAGPVEADELRPIHAKAPKFDELSPSVDLLETGIKVIDLVCPFAKGGKVGLFGGAGVGKTVNMMELINNIAKQHSGLSVFAGVGERTREGNDFYHEMKDSNVLDKVAMVFGQMNEPPGNRLRVALTGLTMAERFRDEGRDILFFVDNIYRYTLAGTEVSALLGRMPSAVGYQPTLAEEMGRLQERITSTKVGSITSIQAVYVPADDLTDPSPATTFLHLDSTVVLSRDIAALGIYPAVDPLDSTSRQLDPLVVGEEHYGVARQVQMTLQRYKELRDIIAILGMDELSPEDKLAVSRARKIQRFLSQPFHVAEVFTGSPGKYVPLKETIKGFKMIVNGECDHLPEQAFYMVGGIEEAIEKAKKLQ